CGGCTTATGTGAACATCAACTGTGCGGGGTTCTACAAACGCTTCATCGCCCCAGACGCGGTCGAGCAACTGGTCGCGGCTGTAAACACGGCCGGGGTGGGAGATAAAAAAATGCAGGAGTTTGAACTCCCGGGAACTGAGTTCGACCGGTTTGCCTTCCAGAGTCACCCTGTACGACCCCAAATCCATCCGGATTCCCCCGCAGGCAAGCAGTTCCCGCTGGTCGTCATCCGCTTTATCAACATCGAGCTGCGCTTTTCGTTCGGACCGCCGCAAGAGGGAGCGCACCCGCGCGATCATTTCCCGGACATGAAACGGCTTGGTGATGTAGTCATCGGCGCCGATCTCGAGCCCCAGTATCTTGTCGAGCGGGTCCGCTTTCGCCGTCAGCATGATTATGGGGATATCCGCTGTTTCGGCGTTTCCGCGCACCGCCCGGCAGACGTCCATCCCATTCATTTCCGGCATCATCAAATCGAGCATAACCAGATCCGGCTTTTTCGCCCTGATCAGCTCCAGCGCTTTGCGCCCGTTTCCTGCTTTGATGACGGAAAATCCTTCCTGTTCCAGATTGAAGGAAACCAGCTCCAGAATGTCCTGCTCATCATCGGCAACAATGATTTGCTTTTTAGTCATGAGCGTTCTCCGTTTTTCTGAAAACCGGGAAGGAAAGCGAAACCGTCGTCCCCTTGCCCGGAGCGCTCTGTATGTTCATCCGGCCGCCGTGGGCCTTCATCAGATGCTTGACGATCGACAACCCCAGCCCGGTGCCGCCCAGTTTTCGGGAGCGTGTCTTGTCCGCCCGGTAAAAACGCTCGCCCAGTCGGGGAAGCTCCGCTTCCGGAATCCCCGGGCCGGTATCGGCGACTATCAGCGCCAGGAAATCATCTCCCTCCGGCAGCGCCGTCAGGGAAATAATCCCGCCCTCCGGGGTAAATTTTAGCGCGTTATCTATTATGTTGATGAGTATCTGCGTCAGCCGGTCCCGATCGGCAAATATCAAAGGCAGGTCTTGCGGAATATCCATCCGCATTGCCAGGCCCTTTTGCCCGGCCCTCCCCCCGGTAACGAGCAGCGCCCTTTTAACCTCCTCCGCCAGGGACAACCCTTCGCGCTGCAGACGCGCCTCCCCCAGTTCGAGAACGGAAAGCGTCGTAAGGTCATCCACCAGACGGTTAAGACGCTCGGCGTTTTCCCTGATCGTGTCTATGAATCTACCTGCCATCTCCCGGTTTTCCAGCGCCCCCTGCCGGAGCGTCTCCGCAAACCCGATGATTGCCGTAAGCGGGGTGCGTATTTCGTGGGTTACGTTTGCGATGAAGTCGGTGCGAATCCGTTCGAGACCCTTGAGACGGGTTACGTCATTGAAAGCGAGCAGCATTTTTTGCCCTCCGCCCGTTTCGCTGTTCAGCGCCGCAATCGTTACGCTCATCACGACCGGATGTTCATCGCCAATGGCGATCTCCTCGCAGACGCTCTCTCCGGTTTCCCGAAAGCGCTTCAACGCATCATGAAGCCCGGCATTGCGCAAAACCTCTATCAGCGTTTTACCAATCGCCTCTTCCTGCGGCCGGGCGATCATCATCTCCATGCTGCGATTCAGCGACTCGATCCTGCCTTCGGCATCGAGCAGCATGACCCCTTCTTCCATCCCTGCAAATACCGCTTCGAGCTTGTGCCGCGCCTCTTCGGCCCGCATGAGCCTCTCTCGCAGATATTCCACCATCTCTTTAATGTTTCCGGCAA
Above is a genomic segment from Syntrophobacterales bacterium containing:
- a CDS encoding winged helix-turn-helix domain-containing protein encodes the protein MTKKQIIVADDEQDILELVSFNLEQEGFSVIKAGNGRKALELIRAKKPDLVMLDLMMPEMNGMDVCRAVRGNAETADIPIIMLTAKADPLDKILGLEIGADDYITKPFHVREMIARVRSLLRRSERKAQLDVDKADDDQRELLACGGIRMDLGSYRVTLEGKPVELSSREFKLLHFFISHPGRVYSRDQLLDRVWGDEAFVEPRTVDVHISRLRSVIEPDKEKPRYILTVRGIGYKFAEP
- a CDS encoding PAS domain-containing protein, coding for MKSHLSSKFLISFLVVGIVVFATASIWLQSELKKELLVRFEEELTAEAGIIATMPVAKIRANAEKLSRLARARLTLIDAEGKVLADTLSSPGKMESHLNRSEIQEARLRGKGEASRYSSTLQEKMFYVAVPLASETPGYVRLARPVTEVALLADAKGRMFLGILLAIIIIYLLTSAYLTVRLLSPIRRLILFTGRVRAGDFSGSLLVKAPDDIGELAGNIKEMVEYLRERLMRAEEARHKLEAVFAGMEEGVMLLDAEGRIESLNRSMEMMIARPQEEAIGKTLIEVLRNAGLHDALKRFRETGESVCEEIAIGDEHPVVMSVTIAALNSETGGGQKMLLAFNDVTRLKGLERIRTDFIANVTHEIRTPLTAIIGFAETLRQGALENREMAGRFIDTIRENAERLNRLVDDLTTLSVLELGEARLQREGLSLAEEVKRALLVTGGRAGQKGLAMRMDIPQDLPLIFADRDRLTQILINIIDNALKFTPEGGIISLTALPEGDDFLALIVADTGPGIPEAELPRLGERFYRADKTRSRKLGGTGLGLSIVKHLMKAHGGRMNIQSAPGKGTTVSLSFPVFRKTENAHD